A genomic window from Brassica oleracea var. oleracea cultivar TO1000 chromosome C8, BOL, whole genome shotgun sequence includes:
- the LOC106307505 gene encoding transcription factor bHLH80-like — translation MQSTNGDGGEGGSGEGNRGGLSRIRSAPATWIETLLVDDEEGDLKPNLCLTELLTGSSARDSFEFPSSVEQGLYNHQGGGFHRQNSTPADFLSGSGAGTDGYFSNFGIPANYDYLPPNVDISPASKRSREIEAQFSSQMKEEQMSGGVSGMMDINMDKLLEDSVPCRVRAKRGCATHPRSIAERVRRTRISDRIRRLQELVPNMDKQTNTADMLEEAVEYVKALQSKIQELTEQQRRCICKPKEEQ, via the exons ATGCAATCCACTAACGGAGACGGCGGTGAAGGAGGAAGTGGAGAGGGGAATCGAGGTGGGTTATCTAGGATCCGTTCAGCTCCCGCGACTTGGATTGAAACCCTACTCGTGGATGATGAAGAAGGCGATTTGAAACCTAACCTCTGTTTGACTGAGCTTCTTACCGGAAGCTCGGCTCGTGACTCATTTGAGTTCCCGAGCTCCGTTGAGCAGGGATTGTACAATCACCAAGGTGGTGGCTTTCACCGTCAAAATAGCACTCCGGCGGATTTTCTCAGTGGCTCTGGAGCTGGGACTGATGGGTATTTCTCAAATTTTGGGATTCCGGCGAATTACGACTACTTGCCGCCGAACGTTGACATTTCTCCGGCGAGTAAACGGTCGAGGGAAATTGAAGCTCAGTTCTCTTCTCAGATG AAAGAAGAGCAAATGAGTGGTGGTGTATCAGGAATGATGGATATCAACATGGATAAGCTACTTGAGGACTCGGTTCCTTGTAGGGTTCGTGCTAAACGCGGTTGTGCAACTCATCCTCGTAGCATTGCTGAACGG GTGAGGAGAACGCGAATAAGTGATCGGATCAGGAGGCTGCAAGAACTTGTTCCTAACATGGATAAG CAAACCAACACTGCAGACATGTTAGAAGAAGCTGTGGAGTATGTGAAAGCTCTTCAAAGCAAGATCCAG GAGTTGACAGAGCAGCAGAGGAGGTGCATATGCAAACCTAAGGAAGAACAATAA
- the LOC106308566 gene encoding uncharacterized protein LOC106308566: MSNLILDLQSKWQKCNRVRGLALTKEKFQFVFIHEHDLQEILDKGMQTYDDWGLAIERWIEKPPPGYFQFVSIWVRISNIPLNHYTKRAISDMGDLIGHVEEVVFDPDKPQRQDYLPQTHQVLSENDPLFRNLKEDQVGINPLSGRPCIASEVLEEMRNYLLASSAEDRQVCGQRVISSVKEA; encoded by the exons ATGTCAAATCTGATCCTCGATCTACAGAGTAAATGGCAAAAGTGTAATCGAGTTCGCGGATTAGCCTTAACTAAAGAAAAATTCCAGTTTGTGTTCATACATGAACACGATCTTCAGGAAATTCTTGATAAAGGCATGCAGACTTATGACGACTGGGGTCTCGCCATTGAACGATGGATTGAGAAGCCTCCGCCTGGATACTTCCAATTCGTGTCAATTTGGGTTAGGATCAGTAACATCCCACTCAATCACTACACCAAAAGAGCTATTTCCGATATGGGGGATCTCATCGGCCATGTAGAAGAGGTGGTCTTCGATCCAGATAAACCACAAAGACAAGATTAT CTTCCTCAAACGCATCAGGTTCTTTCTGAGAATGATCCTCTATTCAGGAATTTGAAGGAAGATCAAGTTGGAATCAATCCGTTATCTGGTCGTCCCTGTATTGCTTCTGAGGTTCTTGAAGAAATGCGTAACTATCTCCTTGCTTCAAGCGCTGAAGACAGACAAGTTTGCGGACAGAGAGTAATCTCTTCAGTTAAAGAAGCATAG